One genomic window of Quercus lobata isolate SW786 chromosome 9, ValleyOak3.0 Primary Assembly, whole genome shotgun sequence includes the following:
- the LOC115961205 gene encoding cyclic nucleotide-gated ion channel 1-like codes for MSHSSGNRRRSKGGSFRIHDIERQDERNEAEDGGPPVLGSSSSMKIREPPKWFFRSWRIIFGVSCVIAVALDPLFFYVPVINEDKKCIGIDKKLRAISLILRSVTDIIGIINIILQFHDEYTYIDETSGKVVKDFRKIAKTYLWPYFVIDILVILPFPQVIILIIFRQLEGSKSLNKRKLLTFFVLFQYVPRVIQIFQSWKDPKKRVDKSSETPKRVKAAFNFFLYIISSHVLGAFWYFLSIERETACWHRACEIHTGCIESSFKCDDRLHSLGNYTFLNDVCPINPPDKTRFDFGIFLGALQSGVVQSKNFSEKFFHCFWWGLQNLSSLGQNLETSNYVWEKCFAVLISLFGLLLFTYFIGNLQLYIQLDSSKSEEAKKKREEKEESKKAEEKEARKKREDKEKRMEMEMKEKKRTIEIWMFKYRLPGEMKRQIMQNAMQILKKNKSLVHVENLLRQLPEGLSNSVKRHIYLDLLKKVPALQNMDEQLLLKICDSLRPVYYNEQSYIVRERDPVDATIFITDGVAWSYSTSNNGEAISGSSSLAERLEKGDFFGGELLEFVLKNPSLPKLAISPRTVKTHGPIEGFALMAEDLKNIVTKNWKCVGKGQLEPFAAHVVQAAWRRHHEKSSQGGR; via the exons ATGAGTCATAGCAGTGGAAATCGGCGAAGAAGTAAAGGTGGAAGCTTTAG gATTCATGATATTGAGAGGCAAGACGAGAGGAATGAAGCTGAAGATGGAGGTCCTCCAGTGCTTGGATCAAGCAGCTCAATGAAAATTCGTGAGCCGCCTAAGTGGTTCTTCCGATCTTGGAGGATAATATTTGGAGTGTCGTGTGTGATTGCAGTAGCATTGGATCCTTTGTTCTTTTACGTTCCTGTGATCAATGAAGATAAGAAGTGCATTGGGATAGACAAAAAGTTGAGAGCCATATCTCTTATTTTGCGCTCTGTTACCGATATCATTGgcattataaatattattttgcaaTTTCATGATGAGTATACCTATATAGACGAGACCTCGGGAAAGGTAGTTAAAGATTTTCGGAAAATAGCGAAGACTTATTTGTGGCCATACTTCGTAATTGACATTCTCGTTATTCTTCCCTTCCCGCAA GTgatcattttaattatttttcgaCAACTGGAAGGCTCAAAATCTTTGAATAAAAGAAAGTTGTTGACTTTCTTTGTTCTCTTCCAATATGTGCCAAGAGTTATTCAAATCTTCCAATCCTGGAAAGATCCTAAGAAGAGAGTCGACAAATCATCTGAAACCCCCAAACGAGTTAAAGCGGcattcaatttctttctctaCATCATTTCCAGTCAT GTATTGGGAGccttttggtattttctttCTATTGAAAGGGAGACTGCTTGCTGGCACAGAGCCTGTGAAATTCATACAGGATGTATCGAAAGTTCTTTCAAATGTGATGACAGGCTTCACAGTTTAGGAAATTACACATTTCTAAATGACGTTTGCCCAATAAATCCACCAGATAAAACGCGCTTTGATTTTGGAATATTTCTTGGCGCCCTTCAGTCTGGTGTAGTGCAGTCCAAAAATTTCTCAGAAAAATTCTTTCACTGTTTCTGGTGGGGCTTACAAAATCTAAG TTCTCTTGGTCAAAACCTCGAAACAAGTAACTATGTCTGGGAAAAATGCTTTGCAGttctcatttctctctttgGCTTGTTATTGTTTACATATTTCATTGGAAATTTGCAG CTATACATACAGCTGGACTCTTCAAAATCGGAGGAAGCAaaaaagaagagggaggagaagGAGGAAAGCAAGAAGGCGGAGGAGAAAGAGGCAAGGAAGAAGAGGGAGGACAAGGAGAAAAGAATGGAGATGGAGATGAAGGAGAAAAAACGAACAATAGAAATATGGATGTTCAAATACAGGCTTCCtggagaaatgaaaagacaGATTATGCAGAACGCAAtgcagattttgaaaaaaaacaaaagccttGTTCATGTGGAGAACCTGTTACGACAGCTTCCTGAAGGACTAAGCAATTCTGTAAAACGCCACATCTACTTAGATCTACTAAAAAAA GTGCCGGCGCTTCAAAATATGGATGAGCAACTGTTGCTAAAGATATGCGACTCTCTCAGGCCAGTCTACTACAATGAGCAGAGCTACATTGTTCGGGAGAGAGACCCAGTTGATGCGACGATCTTCATCACTGATGGTGTTGCATGGAGCTATTCAACTAGTAATAACGGTGAAGCAATCAGTGGCTCCTCTTCACTCGCTGAGCGTCTTGAAAAAGGTGACTTCTTCGGTGGAGAACTTCTTGAATTCGTGTTGAAAAACCCATCCTTGCCCAAACTCGCCATTTCTCCAAGAACCGTCAAAACCCATGGACCAATTGAAGGCTTTGCTCTAATGGCCGAGGACTTGAAGAATATTGTCACTAAGAACTGGAAGTGTGTTGGCAAAGGGCAGTTGGAACCCTTCGCAGCTCATGTGGTGCAAGCAGCTTGGCGCAGGCATCATGAAAAGTCCTCACAGGGCGGCAGATAA